The proteins below come from a single Aptenodytes patagonicus chromosome 2, bAptPat1.pri.cur, whole genome shotgun sequence genomic window:
- the LOC143156878 gene encoding C-C chemokine receptor type 2-like produces the protein MENHTMDLADWPLTTEFDYSDSTPCPGTEEKHFAAKLLPPLYSLVVIFGLTGNMLVVLILVKYKRLKSMTDIYLLNLAISDLLFVFSLPFWAYYAVHDWIFGEVLCRILSGVYLLGFYSGIFFIILLTLDRYLAIVHAVFALKARTVTYGILTSAVTWAIAIFASVPGIVFHKTQKENSRYTCSAHYPSDATIYWKYSYALKMNILGLIVPMLIMIFSYSQILKTLLRCKNEKKQKAVRLIFVIMIFYFIFWTPFHISSFLHTFQSSLFNPNCEIKGQLEKAIQVTETVSMIHCCINPVIYAFVGEKFRKYLYAFFRKHVAAHLCKKCPNLYREKLERVSSTFTPSTAEHDISTGL, from the coding sequence GGCCACTGACAACAGAATTTGACTACAGCGATTCAACGCCATGCCCAGGAACTGAGGAAAAACACTTTGCAGCAAAACTTCTGCCACCGCTTTATTCTTTGGTGGTGATATTTGGCCTCACGGGCAACATGCTTGTTGTCCTTATCCTGGTAAAATACAAGAGATTGAAGAGTATGACTGACATCTACCTGCTCAATTTGGCAATTTCTGATTTGctgtttgtattttctctccctttttgggCTTATTATGCTGTTCACGACTGGATTTTTGGGGAAGTGCTGTGTAGAATTCTCTCAGGTGTCTACCTGCTTGGCTTCTACAGCGGGATCTTTTTCATAATCCTGTTGACCCTAGACAGGTATCTGGCCATAGTGCATGCAGTGTTTGCTTTAAAAGCTAGGACAGTTACCTACGGCATCCTCACCAGCGCTGTCACTTGGGCTATTgctatttttgcttctgttcctGGGATAGTATTTCACAAAACTCAAAAGGAAAATTCACGTTATACTTGCAGTGCTCATTATCCAAGTGATGCCACAATATATTGGAAGTACTCCTATGCTTTAAAGATGAACATTCTGGGACTTATTGTTCCAATGCTCATTATGATTTTCAGTTACTCCCAAATTCTAAAAACGTTATTGAGGTGcaagaatgagaaaaaacagaaggcagTCAGACTTATTTTCGTGATCATGATTTTTTACTTCATCTTCTGGACACCATtccatatttcttcttttttgcataCATTTCAAAGTTCACTTTTCAACCCAAATTGTGAAATCAAAGGTCAACTGGAGAAAGCAATCCAAGTGACAGAAACAGTATCAATGATCCACTGTTGTATCAATCCTGTGATCTATGCATTTGTTGGAGAAAAATTTAGGAAATATCTTTATGCCTTTTTCCGAAAGCATGTTGCAGCCCACCTCTGCAAAAAATGTCCAAACCTTTATCGTGAGAAATTAGAAAGAGTTAGTTCCACATTCACACCATCCACTGCAGAGCATGACATCTCTACTGGACTGTAA